One Erpetoichthys calabaricus chromosome 9, fErpCal1.3, whole genome shotgun sequence genomic region harbors:
- the pih1d2 gene encoding PIH1 domain-containing protein 2, translated as MAIKLDQKDLLQHVNQFWSMLDEMSESNPEAYRKFIRHNMEEGIEHCAPPCPHTCVRTKIMEPEEDILYINLCTWNRVPPPSSDLEPVPLRAGQLEKVTEENEVYWLISIAYNPNVLQQGEQDHAVMEQLIGFAMKCTEQHHGLHLSKSYSMTEVKLKGTSRRMKDSLMNSTLPTPTHLDIKSIGQQKSLDQQIRTLTLGDEPEPICSLPFFGQQLENPKKTGLIEVISSTNFDMELPQTPKYHLSTVKNKNNVEEKIVLSVELPGVHSVSECDLSISQDDVLIEVQDKYFLHLDLSRKINDESASAKFNKRTQVLLVTLSIQE; from the exons ATGGCTATAAAACTGGACCAAAAGGATTTGCTTCAGCATGTGAATCAGTTTTGGTCAATGCTAGATGAGATGTCCGAATCAAACCCAGAGGCTTATCGGAAATTTATAAGGCACAATATGGAGGAGGGCATTGAACACTGTGCCCCACCTTGCCCACACACCTGTGTACGAACCAAAATTATG gaACCTGAAGAAGACATCTTGTACATCAATCTGTGTACGTGGAACAGAGTGCCACCTCCCAGCTCTGACCTTGAACCTGTGCCCCTAAGAGCAGGACAGTTAGAAAAAGTAACAGAGGAAAATG AGGTCTACTGGTTGATTAGCATTGCTTATAACCCAAATGTCCTGCAGCAAGGTGAGCAAGATCATGCTGTTATGGAGCAGCTGATTGGCTTTGCGATGAAGTGTACTGAACAGCACCATGGATTACATTTGTCCAAGTCCTACTCCATGACAGAGGTCAAGCTGAAAGGAACCAGTAGAAGAATGAAAGACAGTCTAATGAACTCCACGCTGCCCACCCCAACTCATCTGGATATTAAAAGCATAG GACAGCAGAAGTCTCTGGATCAGCAGATCAGAACTCTTACACTTGGAGATGAACCGGAGCCCATTTGTTCTTTACCTTTTTTCGGTCAACAGCTGGAAAATCCCAAGAAAACTGGACTCATTGAGGTGATTTCTAGCACAAATTTCGACATGGAGCTACCACAGACTCCCAAATATCATCTGTctacagttaaaaataaaaataatgtagaagAGAAAATTGTACTGAGCGTGGAACTTCCGGGGGTACATTCAGTCTCAGAATGTGACCTCAGCATTTCACAG GATGATGTATTGATTGAAGTGCAAGACAAATATTTCCTTCATCTGGACCTTAGTAGGAAAATCAATGATGAGTCCGCATCAGCAAAATTCAACAAGCGGACTCAAGTGCTGTTGGTGACTCTGTCCATACAAGAATAA